Genomic DNA from Niabella ginsenosidivorans:
AATGGAAGCCGGTGCTTTTGCTGTTTCAGGAATTTTAATGGGCACCATTGACGCCACTACACAGGCGGCACACCAAATCGCTCTCAGCTGCGCCTCTTTCACTTTTATGGTGTCGATGGGATTGTCGCAGGCAGGGTCTATACGCGTAAGTACGGCATTTGGCGCCAGAGACCTGAAGCGCATTTCCGTAATCGGTAAAAGCACCATTGTGCTGGCATTGATCTACGGGTCATTCTGCTGCCTCCTGTTCATCCTGCTAAGAAAACAGCTTCCCCTGCTTTTCAATAATAATACAGAGGTGCTTTCCATTGCCGCTACGCTCTTATTTATGGCCGCCATTTTCCAGATATCTGATTCCATACAGGCCATCAGCGCCGGGCTTTTGAGAGGCATCAAAGATGTAAACGTGCCTACGCTCTTTATTGCAATTGCTTACTGGGCCTTAGGCATTCCTATCGGATCCCTGCTGGCTTTCCGGTTTCATATGGGCGGTGTGGGCATCTGGCTGGGGCTGATTGCCGGTCTTAGTTTTTCTGCCCTGTTCCTTACGATCCGCTTTTTACGGAAGGCTTCGTCAAGCTGTTACTAACAAATGTTGTAAGTTGTTGAAGATGCCTCTACATAAGGAACGCCATTCCGGCCGGATGGAGCGGAGGAATCTCTCTGATAATACAGTGATCCCCCGGCTTCTCCCGCTATCGCGGGCTACGCCCGGGATGACGATTGAAAAAATTGTCATCCCAATCAGCTTAAAGGCAATGCTTTTATGGTTGCCTCAGCCTGACATACCTTCACTTAGTACAATTTAAATCTAAATGGTATAAAGACATTCTTTTTCTGCAGCCCCCATACATCAACGAAATTCCAGATCTGTCATAAAGAAAAACTGTCTGTATCTTTCAGGCCTTATACCTAAAAACCGATCTGATCCGGATTCAGCCCCGACCATCCTTCATTCTTTATTGCATGGATAGCGCTTAGATCTGATGCATCAATGGTGAATCCTTCCACATCCAGATTGGCTTTAATATAGGCCGGCGTTACTGACTTGGGCAGCGGCAGTATCTCATTCTGCAAACAGAACCTGATGCAAAGCTGCGCCACGCTCGTCTTATATTTTTCAGCGATCTTCCTTAACAGTTCATGATTCAGCAAACGGCCGGAACCGATCGGGCTCCATGCTTCCACCAGTACCTGTTCTCTTTTACAATAGCTGACCACTTCATCCTGGGTATACCCGGGATGGTACTCGATCTGGTTCACCATAGGGAACAGGGCAGCTGTTTCTTTTAAGGCTTCCAGGTGCTTTACCATAAAATTAGAGACCCCGATCGCTCTTACCTTTCCCTGCCTGTACAGATCTTCAAAAGCCCTCCAGGTTTCCGCATTGATCGCTTTCCAGTTATCAAATTGTTTGCTGTTGGCTGGCCAATGGATCAGGTATAAGTCCAGGTAATCGGTCTGCAGCAGCTCCAGCGACCGCTCAAAAGCGTTTAGAGTGGCCGTATAGCCCCTGTCTTTATTCCACAGCTTTGTGGTAAGAAAAATGGTTCTCCGGTCAATGCCGCTGGCTTTAATAGCATCTCCAACACTCTTTTCATTATTATAGGCACTGGCCGTATCTATATGCCGGTAACCGTTATTTAATGCAGTGGAAACGGCATTGAACGTTTGCTCCCCCTTTGGCACCTGCCAGGTGCCAAAGCCTATAACCGGAACAGAAAGATGATTGCTTAAAATAAAATCCTGCATAAATCATTTTTTTGAGCTGTAAATTTACCTGCAGTAACTAAAATAATTATTGTTTCTTTGCAACACATATTAACGCCTGACATCCATCGTCAACCACTAATGCAGCAGTATCATTTTATAAAGATCCATACACCCGATGAGATCCCCTTTGGACTATTGCTGCTGGCCGATGAAACAAAAGAAGCTATTAAAAAATACATATACCGGTCAGATGTCTATCTTTTAAAGAATAAAAACAATGAGGTCATTGCGGTATGCGCGCTTTACCAGCCGGACGCAGATCCCCTTGAAATAAAAAACATGGCTGTTGCAAGGCGCTGCCAGCGTAAAGGCATTGGTTCCTTCCTGATTGAGCAGATAAAAAAGATCGCAAAAGAGCAGGGTATCCGTACATTGATCGTTGGCACCGGTGATGGAAGCCTGGGCCAGCAACGCTTTTATAAACGTAACGGGTTTACAGCATATGACACCAGAAAGAATTTTTTTATTAAAAATTATCCTGCTCCGGTTATTGAAAACGGTATCCCGTTAAAAGATATGATCCTGCTAAAACAGGATATTTAAGCAGAAAGCACGACCTTCATAATAAACCGTACGATCATGAATGAAGTTATCATAAGGGGTTACAGGGAAGAGGATCTGAACGCTGTTACGGGGCTGACGAACCAGCTGGGCTATCCCACTACTGTGGATGAAATGCAGCAAAGAATGCTCCGGCTGTCCGGAAAGGAAGATTACAGAACCGTTGTGGCTGCTGTAAACGGTGAGGTCGCAGGCTATGCGGGATTGATAAAAGGATTTTGCTGGGAAAAGAACGGCTGTTTTGTACGCATACAGGCTTTAGTGGTCAACAGCAATTACCGGCAAACGGGGATCGGTAAGAAATTGATCGCTTCCACAGAACAATGGGCCAAAGCCATTCATGCAAAGGCCCTTATTTTAAATTGCGGAATAAATCCCGAACGGGAAGGTGCACGTCTGTTTTATCCCAAAATAGGATTTGAAGCCACTTCCAAAGGCTATTATAGAACCATTGATTAACCCATTCCTTTATGAGCAATGCACGATTGCAGAAAATACTTAAATATGCTATAGCGCTTATATGGCTGATCAACGGATTATTTTGCAAGGTACTAAACGCAGTGCCAAGGCATCAGCAGATTGCAGAGAAAATACTACGGATTGAAAATGGCCGCACGATCCTTGTTCTGATCGGCGTCAGTGAAACAGCGATGGCCTTCTGGATCCTCAGCGGGCATCGCTCCCGCTTAAACGCCATTGTTCAGATAGTTGTTATTGTTTTCATGAACACACTGGAAGCTCTGCTGGCACCGGAGCTGCTTTTGTGGGGTTATGGAAACGCTTTTGCGGCACTACTACTGGTAACGGCCATTTATTTGTCTGAATTTTACTTCAACAAAAAAACCAGCTGAACATGCTTCCTTTCCTGAAAAATCATCCGTTTCCGGTAACGGCTTTTTTTGTAAGGTCCATGGTACTTACATTTGCTTTACCCAGGGAGCAACTGGCCCCGCTTATACCGGAATGCCTGTTACTGGATGAATATGCCGACCGATGGGCTTTTTTAGCCGTTGCAATAGTACAAACAAAAAACCTTCGCCCTTCAGGCTTCCCGGCATTCCTGGGACATGATTTTTTTCTGCTGGGCTACCGCATTTTTGTAAAATATATTAATAACAAAGGAAACCGGTTAAGAGGCTTATACATCCTCAAATCGGAAACCAACAAAAAGAGGATGGAATTATTAGGCAACCTGTTTACACAATACAGCTATACAACCACTGATATCGATTACAGGGCCGGCAACCAACATTTTTCTGTTGTCTCCCGGCAATCCGGCTTTTTATTACAGGCCGGTTTAACAGATGGAGAAACGTCGCTGCCGGCCGGATCTCCGTTTCCCGACTGGAAAACGGCACGGCGGTATGCCGGTCCGCTTCCGTTCACTTTCAGTTATAATAAAGAGAAAAGAGAAGTATTAATCATCAAAGGCGTGCGACAGTACTGGACACCCCAGCCATTGCAGATCGATAACTACCAGATTCCTTTTTTAGAACAACCGGCATTTAAAAATGCCCTGCTTGCAAACGCTTTTATCATCCAAAACATTCCTTACCGGTGGGAAAAAGGGAAAAAGGAAATATGGGCACCTTAAGAACGCCTTTCCGGGGCGTTGGCAATATCCTCCGCTTCAACTGGCACTTTTATGTCATTGCTGCTGTTTTTATGATAACAGCAGCAGTTTTTACTGCATTTCTGGAGTCCCCCTTCAGGAGCATTCTTTTTTTCATGGTCCTGTCGGCCGTTTTAGCCATCCTTACCTCGCTTATCCTTTCCTGGTACA
This window encodes:
- a CDS encoding DoxX-like family protein, producing MSNARLQKILKYAIALIWLINGLFCKVLNAVPRHQQIAEKILRIENGRTILVLIGVSETAMAFWILSGHRSRLNAIVQIVVIVFMNTLEALLAPELLLWGYGNAFAALLLVTAIYLSEFYFNKKTS
- a CDS encoding GNAT family N-acetyltransferase, with translation MQHILTPDIHRQPLMQQYHFIKIHTPDEIPFGLLLLADETKEAIKKYIYRSDVYLLKNKNNEVIAVCALYQPDADPLEIKNMAVARRCQRKGIGSFLIEQIKKIAKEQGIRTLIVGTGDGSLGQQRFYKRNGFTAYDTRKNFFIKNYPAPVIENGIPLKDMILLKQDI
- a CDS encoding aldo/keto reductase codes for the protein MQDFILSNHLSVPVIGFGTWQVPKGEQTFNAVSTALNNGYRHIDTASAYNNEKSVGDAIKASGIDRRTIFLTTKLWNKDRGYTATLNAFERSLELLQTDYLDLYLIHWPANSKQFDNWKAINAETWRAFEDLYRQGKVRAIGVSNFMVKHLEALKETAALFPMVNQIEYHPGYTQDEVVSYCKREQVLVEAWSPIGSGRLLNHELLRKIAEKYKTSVAQLCIRFCLQNEILPLPKSVTPAYIKANLDVEGFTIDASDLSAIHAIKNEGWSGLNPDQIGF
- a CDS encoding GNAT family N-acetyltransferase, which codes for MNEVIIRGYREEDLNAVTGLTNQLGYPTTVDEMQQRMLRLSGKEDYRTVVAAVNGEVAGYAGLIKGFCWEKNGCFVRIQALVVNSNYRQTGIGKKLIASTEQWAKAIHAKALILNCGINPEREGARLFYPKIGFEATSKGYYRTID
- a CDS encoding DUF2071 domain-containing protein, translating into MLPFLKNHPFPVTAFFVRSMVLTFALPREQLAPLIPECLLLDEYADRWAFLAVAIVQTKNLRPSGFPAFLGHDFFLLGYRIFVKYINNKGNRLRGLYILKSETNKKRMELLGNLFTQYSYTTTDIDYRAGNQHFSVVSRQSGFLLQAGLTDGETSLPAGSPFPDWKTARRYAGPLPFTFSYNKEKREVLIIKGVRQYWTPQPLQIDNYQIPFLEQPAFKNALLANAFIIQNIPYRWEKGKKEIWAP